From the genome of Glycine max cultivar Williams 82 chromosome 2, Glycine_max_v4.0, whole genome shotgun sequence, one region includes:
- the LOC100807507 gene encoding trihelix transcription factor DF1 — protein sequence MQLGDSSVLEISSHTEPEMAVVSPPEEAPHEGGHNSGGGGGSDEMIGMDLDANSGEGNEGNKMSFGGNRWPRQETLALLKIRLDMDAVFRDSSLKGPLWEEVSRKLAELGYQRSAKKCKEKFENVYKYNKRTKENKSGKSHGKAYKFFDQLQALENQFTVSYPPKPQPTSTLTTTNTLTSDHGNKVISYVTPFPSTNPTLIPPSPQTNTNTTTTTTTTSTTDPRDSSPPQTNNNNNSVPHSLPNMNAPFLTTTTSTSSSTASDEDLEERYRRKRKWKDYFRRLTRKVLLKQEEMQKKFLEAMDQRERERVAQQDNWRMQEMARINREHEILVQERSTASAKDAAVIALLQKMYGQQNPTQHVEVEPPQQQKQTMPQSQPPILMPNNNFEVKKMNNGHSATSTTTTTTSPVSSSSSSRWPKAEVHDLIRLRTSLEIKYQENGPKAPLWEDISIAMQRLGYNRSAKRCKEKWENINKYFKKVRESSKERREDSKTCPYFHELEALYKEKGKSQNPFGMFQNMTPNETMMMEPLMVQPEQQWRPPPQSLEEGIGKDNASEEYNQEKEEEVEENGGDDDDNIEEDGDSVEDAGPNPCEIATNN from the exons ATGCAGCTAGGAGACTCAAGTGTGTTGGAGATCTCCTCCCATACCGAGCCCGAGATGGCGGTGGTGTCGCCACCAGAAGAAGCACCACATGAAGGCGGCCACaacagtggtggtggtggtggtagtgaTGAGATGATTGGGATGGATTTGGATGCAAATTCAGGTGAAGGAAATGAAGGTAACAAGATGAGCTTTGGAGGGAACCGGTGGCCCCGTCAAGAAACTTTGGCTCTCTTGAAGATAAGGTTGGATATGGATGCAGTTTTTCGAGATTCAAGTCTTAAAGGTCCACTTTGGGAAGAAGTTTCAag GAAATTGGCAGAGCTTGGATATCAAAGGAGTGCAAAGAAGTGCAAGGAAAAATTTGAGAACGTGTACAAGTACAACAAGAGAACCAAAGAGAACAAAAGTGGCAAATCACATGGAAAAGCCTATAAATTCTTTGATCAATTACAAGCCCTCGAGAACCAATTCACAGTCTCTTACCCGCCAAAACCACAACCTACTTCTACTTTGACTACAACAAACACATTGACAAGTGATCATGGTAACAAAGTTATCTCTTATGTCACACCTTTTCCTTCCACAAACCCTACTCTCATTCCACCTTCTCCACAAACCAACACCAACACCACTaccaccacaacaacaacatccaCTACCGACCCTAGAGACTCATCACCACcacaaaccaacaacaacaacaatagtgtCCCACATTCTTTGCCAAACATGAACGCTCCTTTCttaaccaccaccacctccacctctTCCTCCACAGCATCAGATGAAGACTTGGAAGAGAGGTATAGGAGGAAGAGAAAGTGGAAGGACTACTTCAGGAGGCTCACTAGGAAGGTCTTGTTGAAGCAAGAGGAGATGCAAAAGAAGTTCTTGGAAGCCATGGACCAAAGGGAGAGGGAAAGGGTGGCACAACAAGACAATTGGAGGATGCAAGAAATGGCAAGGATCAATAGGGAACATGAGATTCTTGTTCAAGAGAGATCAACAGCATCAGCCAAAGATGCTGCAGTCATTGCATTATTGCAAAAGATGTACGGCCAGCAAAACCCCACACAACATGTTGAAGTAGAGCCACCACAGCAACAGAAGCAAACAATGCCACAATCACAGCCTCCAATATTAATGCCAAACAATAATTTTGAGGTCAAGAAAATGAATAATGGTCACAGTGCTACaagtactactactactactacttctCCGGtgagttcttcttcttcttctcggtGGCCAAAGGCCGAAGTTCATGATTTGATAAGGTTAAGGACAAGTCTTGAAATCAAGTATCAAGAGAATGGACCAAAGGCTCCATTGTGGGAAGATATATCAATTGCAATGCAAAGGCTTGGGTACAACCGGAGTGCAAAGAGATGCAAGGAAAAATGGGAGAACATCAACAAGTACTTCAAGAAAGTTAGGGAGAGTAGCAAAGAAAGGCGTGAAGATAGCAAGACATGTCCCTATTTCCACGAGCTTGAAGCTCTAtacaaagaaaagggaaaatctCAGAACCCCTTTGGCATGTTTCAGAATATGACGCCAAATGAGACGATGATGATGGAGCCATTGATGGTGCAACCGGAGCAACAATGGAGGCCTCCACCTCAATCATTGGAAGAGGGTATAGGGAAGGATAATGCAAGTGAAGAatataatcaagaaaaagaagaagaagtagaagaaaatggtggtgatgatgatgataatattgaAGAAGATGGAGATAGTGTGGAAGATGCAGGACCAAACCCGTGTGAGATTGCGACAAATAATTAA